In Haloplanus vescus, a single genomic region encodes these proteins:
- a CDS encoding FmdE family protein: MTSNSTATAETQTRTNWKVDYDVDPIEIRDPVAEALGVLEPGDPFVITYRDAVKEAGHSCPTASGAYRIVQLGLDALYPDDYPVRSEIEVQAAGPQDDAAYGVMSRIISYVTGATEDDGFSGLAGGYGGRRDLLVFDAFDPDTAEPTFRFRRTDTDETVEVTYHVSDVPDGGPAIGNLQGILDESATEQQREAFTDAWHRRIQVVLSDDSLFTVKAV; this comes from the coding sequence ATGACATCAAACTCGACTGCGACCGCCGAGACCCAGACTAGAACCAATTGGAAGGTAGACTACGACGTCGATCCGATCGAAATTCGCGACCCTGTCGCGGAGGCCCTCGGCGTTCTCGAACCGGGTGACCCGTTCGTCATCACCTATAGAGACGCGGTGAAAGAGGCGGGACATTCCTGTCCGACTGCCTCGGGCGCCTACCGGATCGTCCAGTTGGGGCTCGACGCCCTGTATCCCGACGACTATCCAGTTCGGAGCGAAATCGAGGTGCAGGCGGCCGGCCCGCAGGACGATGCTGCGTATGGCGTGATGAGCCGCATCATCTCGTACGTTACTGGCGCGACCGAAGACGACGGATTCAGCGGGCTCGCCGGCGGCTACGGCGGCCGCCGCGACCTCCTCGTCTTCGACGCGTTCGACCCGGACACGGCAGAGCCGACGTTCCGGTTCCGGCGAACCGACACGGACGAGACCGTCGAAGTGACCTACCACGTCAGCGACGTTCCTGACGGTGGACCCGCAATCGGGAACCTCCAAGGGATTCTCGACGAATCGGCAACTGAACAGCAACGAGAGGCTTTCACTGACGCCTGGCACCGCCGGATACAGGTCGTCCTCAGTGACGACTCGCTGTTCACTGTCAAAGCGGTTTGA
- a CDS encoding ParA family protein has product MTDTNTARITVANQKGGAGKTTDVIHTGGALAARGHDVLLVDIDYHGGLTCSLGYNDLYYDTDRITLFDVLDFDQMESVNDIIVEHEEFDILPASEKLANNKNIQTLLEAPKSRERLEMTLDELDKDYDYIIVDTPPSLNVLTDNALVATGNVVIPVIPEKLNANSLQIFAKQLSSLEQAYGDINRLAIVCNRVEQNAEHRDTIEEIKSAYSLPVFEIPKRTDLSQSIGEGVSVFGFGKENQRVEDARDLFNEIADLFDETFEKTAPEEVEA; this is encoded by the coding sequence ATGACCGACACCAATACTGCACGAATCACGGTGGCGAATCAGAAGGGCGGCGCAGGGAAGACTACCGACGTCATTCATACTGGCGGCGCACTCGCTGCCCGAGGCCACGACGTCCTCCTGGTCGATATCGACTACCACGGGGGGCTCACCTGCTCGCTTGGCTACAACGATCTGTACTACGATACCGACCGCATAACGCTGTTCGACGTCCTCGACTTCGACCAAATGGAGTCGGTGAACGACATCATCGTCGAGCACGAGGAATTCGACATCCTCCCCGCGAGCGAGAAGCTCGCAAACAACAAGAACATCCAGACGTTGCTTGAGGCGCCGAAGAGTCGCGAGCGGCTGGAGATGACTCTCGACGAGCTTGACAAGGACTACGACTACATCATTGTCGACACGCCGCCATCCCTGAACGTCCTCACCGACAACGCCCTCGTCGCGACCGGTAACGTCGTCATCCCCGTCATTCCCGAGAAGCTCAACGCCAACAGCCTCCAGATTTTCGCAAAGCAGCTGAGCTCTCTCGAACAGGCGTACGGAGACATCAATCGGCTCGCGATTGTCTGTAACCGTGTCGAGCAGAACGCTGAGCACCGCGATACCATCGAGGAGATCAAGTCGGCGTACTCCCTCCCAGTGTTCGAGATCCCGAAGCGGACCGACCTCTCTCAGTCGATTGGTGAGGGTGTGTCCGTCTTCGGCTTCGGCAAGGAGAACCAGCGCGTCGAGGATGCACGCGACCTGTTCAACGAGATCGCCGACCTGTTCGACGAGACGTTTGAAAAGACCGCACCTGAGGAGGTGGAAGCATGA
- a CDS encoding helix-turn-helix domain-containing protein, whose translation MYEVLDDTAAQVILAIESGDSIRRVAQHLHTPYETVRQAVNRLEDAGYVRYDDGLSVVDERVRDAARELVAASAGVSPPSIEEAYVIPQFGDWPFAFTRIDAVYVWTQGGYQVGREPNDYPLFLAVREEDVDAWEAFFESFDIPTAVERQPRDELDGPLQVVLEPRPSLDIEYVEGYPVIPRAETIEYMRENYAQFQSALAMLDRMYEDLDLGVTYRETERAQP comes from the coding sequence ATGTACGAGGTGCTCGACGACACCGCGGCGCAGGTCATCCTCGCTATCGAGAGTGGTGACTCCATCCGTCGTGTCGCCCAACACCTCCACACTCCGTACGAGACGGTGAGACAGGCCGTCAACCGACTCGAAGACGCAGGCTACGTCCGCTATGACGACGGCCTCTCAGTCGTCGACGAGCGCGTGAGAGACGCAGCACGAGAGCTCGTCGCTGCCAGCGCCGGCGTCAGTCCACCATCCATCGAGGAGGCCTACGTCATCCCGCAGTTCGGTGACTGGCCGTTCGCATTCACACGGATCGACGCCGTCTACGTGTGGACCCAGGGCGGCTACCAAGTCGGTCGCGAGCCCAACGACTATCCACTGTTTCTGGCCGTCCGTGAGGAGGACGTCGACGCTTGGGAGGCGTTTTTCGAGTCGTTCGACATCCCGACCGCAGTTGAGCGACAGCCCCGAGACGAGCTGGACGGACCGCTACAGGTCGTCCTCGAGCCACGCCCCTCACTCGACATCGAATACGTCGAGGGATACCCGGTGATCCCGAGAGCCGAGACAATCGAGTATATGCGCGAGAATTACGCCCAGTTCCAGTCGGCGCTCGCGATGCTCGACCGGATGTACGAGGACCTCGACCTCGGCGTCACGTATCGAGAGACAGAACGGGCACAGCCATGA
- a CDS encoding phage integrase SAM-like domain-containing protein, whose amino-acid sequence MPNRALSTPLDDSFERYLQDKGKGRGGDGGNYRRNAARELERFAEWAAGDRGDDDWTGIVPDDVDREPTFNDLDERVFREYARHLGGDRGLKQNTVQTYYRYISAWCGWCVNEGYLEAHYAQRASAMAPLPEDDGRKPGDQQAWTSEQRHALTRHVDERARDAVEAYTTLPEDTDPLDKQRARYAALKAARNRALVFVLAYTGVRVGELLRDPNDPRRRGVRWEDFSLDDGSMDVYRKKQQWDAASLPDPVISPLRSYRQLVDPPTDRWPVFPTFDQRTLAELVREELAERGEHPEVIDERREAHARDLLLALDENIRPPSITTDGARSILQRLSEAAEIDIDHPKHDYLAPHGGRRGMGEVLVRAFGYTVAARYLDNSEEMVRERYSHIEAGELGDVATEALEEIDSVPQ is encoded by the coding sequence ATGCCTAATCGAGCGCTTTCCACGCCGCTCGACGACAGCTTCGAGCGCTACCTCCAGGACAAAGGGAAAGGCCGCGGTGGGGACGGTGGGAACTATCGACGAAACGCTGCACGCGAGCTCGAGCGGTTCGCCGAGTGGGCCGCCGGCGACCGCGGCGACGACGACTGGACCGGGATCGTCCCCGACGACGTCGACCGGGAGCCCACCTTCAACGATCTCGACGAACGCGTGTTTCGGGAGTACGCTCGGCATCTCGGGGGAGATCGGGGACTCAAGCAGAACACAGTACAAACCTATTACCGCTATATCTCTGCGTGGTGCGGGTGGTGTGTCAACGAGGGATATCTCGAAGCGCATTACGCTCAGCGGGCGAGTGCGATGGCGCCGCTGCCGGAAGACGACGGCCGCAAGCCCGGCGACCAGCAGGCCTGGACGTCCGAACAGCGCCACGCCCTCACCCGCCACGTCGACGAACGGGCCCGCGACGCCGTCGAGGCGTACACGACACTCCCGGAGGATACTGACCCCCTCGACAAGCAGCGAGCGCGCTACGCGGCGCTGAAGGCGGCTCGTAACCGAGCTCTGGTGTTCGTTCTCGCGTACACAGGTGTCCGGGTCGGGGAACTCCTACGAGACCCGAATGACCCACGCCGGCGCGGCGTTCGCTGGGAGGACTTTTCCCTCGACGACGGGAGTATGGACGTCTACCGGAAGAAACAGCAGTGGGACGCCGCGAGTCTTCCCGATCCGGTGATTTCTCCGTTGCGGAGCTACCGTCAGCTGGTGGACCCGCCGACGGACCGCTGGCCGGTGTTTCCGACGTTCGACCAACGGACGCTCGCAGAGCTCGTCCGGGAAGAGCTAGCCGAACGAGGGGAACACCCAGAAGTAATCGACGAGCGACGTGAGGCACACGCCCGGGACCTCTTGCTGGCGCTCGATGAGAATATTCGGCCGCCGTCGATCACGACGGACGGCGCACGGTCGATTCTCCAACGACTCTCGGAGGCCGCGGAGATCGACATCGACCATCCGAAACACGATTATCTTGCTCCGCACGGTGGCCGTCGTGGCATGGGCGAGGTTCTGGTCCGGGCATTCGGATATACTGTGGCGGCCCGATATCTCGATAATTCTGAGGAGATGGTTCGTGAGCGGTACTCGCATATCGAGGCTGGTGAGTTAGGTGATGTCGCTACTGAGGCCCTCGAGGAGATCGATAGTGTACCGCAGTAA